The Hydrogenobacter thermophilus TK-6 genome window below encodes:
- the moaA gene encoding GTP 3',8-cyclase MoaA codes for MIKDTYGRELHDLRVSVTDRCNFRCQFCMPENQDYEFYSRSEILTFEEIERIVRVSTKLGVRKVRITGGEPLVRKHIENLIHLLSHVDGLHDISMTTNGFLLSQKAKLLKDAGLKRITVSFHSLKDEVFSKVVGKDVKVSDILKGIETAIDVGFHPVKVNVCVVRGLNDSEVLDIAKFFKSMGVVVRFIEFMDVGNINGWSLERVVSAKDIVNIISKEFDIEPVEKSYRGEVADRYRYKDDGLEFGVISSITQPFCGDCNRLRLTADGKLLTCLFATDGYDIKRLIRSGASDEKLQEFIRGVWQSRKDRYSEERLERIRRGEILRKVEMFKVGG; via the coding sequence ATGATAAAAGATACCTACGGAAGAGAGCTTCATGACCTTAGGGTGTCGGTAACCGATAGGTGCAACTTCAGGTGTCAGTTTTGCATGCCGGAAAATCAGGATTACGAGTTTTATTCAAGGTCAGAGATACTTACCTTTGAGGAGATAGAGCGCATAGTGAGGGTCAGCACGAAGCTGGGAGTAAGGAAGGTTAGAATAACCGGTGGCGAACCTCTTGTGAGAAAGCACATTGAAAATCTCATACACCTGCTTTCGCATGTGGATGGTCTGCATGACATTAGCATGACTACTAACGGCTTTTTACTCTCTCAGAAGGCAAAGCTTCTAAAGGATGCAGGACTCAAAAGGATAACCGTCAGTTTCCATTCCCTAAAAGATGAGGTGTTTTCTAAGGTAGTTGGTAAAGATGTAAAGGTTTCTGATATACTCAAGGGAATAGAGACTGCTATTGATGTTGGTTTTCATCCTGTCAAAGTAAATGTGTGTGTTGTGAGAGGGCTTAATGACAGTGAAGTGCTGGACATAGCTAAGTTTTTTAAAAGTATGGGTGTGGTGGTGAGGTTTATTGAGTTTATGGATGTGGGCAACATAAACGGATGGTCTTTGGAGAGAGTAGTTTCCGCAAAAGATATAGTAAATATCATATCCAAAGAGTTTGATATAGAGCCAGTGGAGAAGAGCTACAGAGGTGAGGTAGCAGACAGATACAGATACAAGGATGATGGGCTTGAGTTTGGTGTTATATCATCCATCACTCAACCCTTCTGTGGTGATTGTAACAGACTTAGGCTCACAGCTGACGGGAAGCTTCTCACATGTTTGTTTGCAACGGATGGCTATGACATTAAAAGGCTCATCAGAAGCGGTGCCAGTGACGAGAAATTACAAGAGTTTATAAGAGGTGTGTGGCAATCAAGGAAGGACAGGTATTCGGAAGAGAGGCTTGAAAGGATAAGGCGTGGTGAAATATTGAGAAAGGTAGAAATGTTCAAGGTGGGCGGGTGA
- a CDS encoding molybdenum cofactor biosynthesis protein MoaE yields the protein MIPRVYIGAEWIGIERILAHYQTPHDCGASLTFLGIARSAPEDGDVRELHYEAFPEMALKVMQQIREEAIKLFSVKEIFVHHRLGVVKVGEPSFLVCVFGGHRDETFRACRYVVDEVKKRAPIWKKEVFSDGRGQWVLGA from the coding sequence ATGATACCAAGAGTTTACATAGGTGCAGAATGGATAGGCATAGAGAGGATACTTGCTCATTACCAGACTCCGCATGATTGCGGTGCAAGTCTGACATTTTTAGGTATAGCCAGGTCCGCTCCGGAAGATGGTGATGTGAGAGAGCTACACTACGAGGCTTTTCCTGAGATGGCTCTTAAAGTTATGCAGCAGATAAGAGAGGAAGCAATAAAGCTTTTCTCCGTTAAGGAGATCTTTGTTCACCACAGGTTGGGGGTTGTAAAGGTTGGAGAGCCTTCCTTCCTCGTGTGCGTATTTGGCGGGCACAGGGACGAGACTTTCAGAGCCTGTAGGTATGTGGTGGATGAAGTGAAAAAGAGAGCTCCCATATGGAAGAAGGAAGTTTTTTCTGATGGCAGAGGACAGTGGGTGCTTGGAGCATGA
- a CDS encoding vWA domain-containing protein, whose product MKEKWKAIASLLEGEYDIQVQGSYEGWGAGYDPKVLPLVEMWARGEVQDIPSNIKRPVGVVFGIPDLVRKSEEYIINAIRHEISYLLSADLPLWKMGQREFFRFGYQPTAFLVLYTVLESIRADERILEQYLNSAYTLRRRYEEVLANLKNTYPYHEFALGFLRLWLSKPEEIDTSVRRQVLSLEDFFKEYIKADSQRAYLLLMEEAFGKYRACIEDSLEFNYIDMLIEEALGKTKQGHKGRIMTDILKKLPEEYQHLMSSFKSSRQVPEELRRDILKRLKNLPDWMKDYIKQMSYMSLLERDLEFISYFLPKTLQTEVEHRGFVSFLIKGWEETSSEGSGLSQKDAKSSEESPIDRKYKREYGLDQEEFRRYQLLMRGIMPFVESMKRKFKRLMPEEEEGWLWGYTHGRRVDYRKMHIEIPTKRGRIYQRRVIPEKKQLAFKLLLDVSSSMKREDKIENAIKSLLLFSQVLSEMKMPFSIDAFAERIFSIKSFEEDYMSAKARILELNKMLGGGTNIEKALLVSGEDLQIFCRKQGIKGVMLVFSDGEPTRGLKGEALKDLIRELKARFPIVGIGVGETKNFVEEYFDKTGIKIRDVSMLPSAFMLVMENQFRRLQSSS is encoded by the coding sequence GTGAAGGAAAAGTGGAAGGCTATAGCTAGTCTTTTAGAAGGAGAGTATGATATTCAGGTTCAGGGAAGTTATGAAGGGTGGGGTGCCGGCTACGACCCTAAGGTTTTGCCTCTTGTGGAGATGTGGGCAAGGGGGGAGGTGCAAGATATACCTTCTAACATTAAAAGACCTGTGGGTGTTGTATTTGGCATACCGGATCTGGTCAGAAAGAGTGAGGAATACATAATAAATGCCATAAGGCACGAGATAAGCTACCTGCTGAGCGCGGACCTGCCTCTCTGGAAAATGGGGCAGAGGGAGTTTTTCAGATTTGGCTACCAGCCTACTGCCTTTCTTGTTCTTTACACTGTGCTGGAATCCATAAGAGCGGATGAGCGCATTCTTGAGCAGTATCTCAACAGTGCATACACTCTTAGACGCAGGTACGAGGAGGTGCTTGCAAATTTAAAGAATACATACCCTTATCACGAGTTTGCCTTAGGTTTTCTTAGGCTCTGGCTCTCAAAACCGGAGGAGATAGACACAAGTGTTCGTAGGCAGGTTCTCTCCCTTGAGGACTTTTTCAAAGAATATATAAAAGCGGACAGTCAGAGGGCATACTTGCTTCTTATGGAAGAAGCCTTTGGCAAGTACAGGGCTTGTATTGAAGATTCCTTAGAGTTCAATTACATAGATATGCTCATTGAGGAAGCTCTGGGAAAGACAAAACAGGGGCATAAAGGCAGAATAATGACGGACATACTGAAAAAACTACCAGAAGAATACCAACATTTAATGAGTAGCTTTAAATCTTCCCGGCAGGTTCCAGAGGAGTTAAGAAGGGATATATTAAAAAGGTTAAAAAACCTTCCAGACTGGATGAAAGATTACATAAAGCAGATGTCCTATATGAGCCTTCTTGAAAGGGATTTGGAATTTATCTCCTACTTTCTTCCCAAAACTCTGCAAACGGAGGTAGAGCACAGGGGGTTTGTGTCCTTTTTAATAAAGGGGTGGGAGGAGACTTCCTCCGAGGGTTCTGGACTTTCTCAAAAAGACGCTAAAAGCTCCGAAGAGTCCCCCATCGACAGGAAGTATAAAAGGGAGTATGGGCTTGATCAGGAGGAGTTCAGAAGGTATCAGCTTCTCATGAGAGGCATAATGCCCTTTGTTGAGTCTATGAAAAGAAAGTTCAAAAGGCTTATGCCAGAGGAAGAGGAGGGTTGGCTCTGGGGATACACTCACGGAAGGCGTGTAGATTACAGAAAAATGCATATAGAAATACCCACAAAACGCGGTCGCATATACCAAAGGAGGGTTATTCCAGAAAAAAAACAGCTTGCCTTTAAGCTCCTTCTAGATGTATCTTCTTCCATGAAGAGGGAGGACAAGATAGAGAATGCCATAAAGTCTCTTCTGCTCTTTAGTCAGGTGCTAAGTGAGATGAAAATGCCCTTTTCCATAGATGCCTTCGCCGAGAGGATTTTTAGCATAAAGTCCTTTGAAGAGGATTACATGAGTGCAAAGGCAAGGATACTGGAGCTAAACAAGATGCTTGGAGGAGGCACCAACATAGAGAAGGCTCTGCTTGTATCTGGCGAGGACCTTCAAATCTTCTGTAGAAAGCAAGGGATAAAGGGTGTTATGCTGGTTTTTTCCGATGGTGAGCCTACAAGAGGTCTTAAGGGAGAAGCTCTCAAGGACCTCATAAGGGAGCTAAAAGCGAGGTTTCCTATTGTAGGCATAGGTGTAGGTGAGACTAAAAACTTCGTGGAGGAATACTTTGATAAAACAGGTATAAAGATAAGGGATGTGTCCATGCTACCTTCCGCCTTTATGCTGGTGATGGAAAACCAGTTTAGAAGGCTTCAATCCTCGTCTTGA
- a CDS encoding ABC transporter ATP-binding protein, with protein sequence MNKAVQVENLYLSINGRQILKDISFEVFEGEVFTIVGGSGSGKTSITKCIVGLWKPTSGKVAVFGKDINTLSIIELDKLRKNIGYVFQGAALFDSLRVWENVGFYYLERTDISKDEIKKLALEKLKLVGLDEDVLELYPSELSGGMRKRVGIARAIATNPKLIIYDEPTSGLDPITSRTIDNLIVSLREKTGSTSIVVSHDLVSAFGISDRLMVLKDGQVVQIGTPQEILSSDISFVREFIKNGLGDIKTRIEAF encoded by the coding sequence ATGAACAAAGCGGTTCAGGTTGAAAACCTCTATTTGAGTATAAACGGCAGACAGATACTCAAAGACATAAGTTTTGAAGTTTTTGAGGGGGAAGTCTTTACAATAGTGGGGGGTAGCGGGAGTGGGAAGACTTCCATTACCAAGTGCATAGTGGGTTTATGGAAGCCCACCAGCGGTAAGGTGGCGGTGTTTGGAAAGGACATAAACACACTTAGCATCATAGAGCTGGACAAGCTGAGAAAAAATATAGGTTATGTCTTTCAGGGCGCTGCTCTCTTTGACAGTCTGCGAGTTTGGGAAAATGTAGGTTTTTACTACTTAGAGCGCACAGATATAAGTAAAGATGAGATAAAAAAGCTGGCTCTTGAAAAACTCAAACTGGTTGGTTTGGATGAAGATGTCCTGGAGCTTTATCCCTCGGAACTCTCAGGCGGTATGAGAAAGAGAGTAGGTATAGCCAGAGCTATAGCAACAAACCCTAAGTTAATTATATACGATGAACCTACATCAGGGCTTGATCCCATCACCAGCAGGACGATAGATAATCTCATAGTCTCCCTGAGGGAAAAGACTGGCAGCACTTCTATAGTGGTCTCTCACGACCTGGTTTCAGCCTTTGGCATATCCGACAGGCTTATGGTACTAAAGGATGGTCAGGTAGTGCAGATAGGGACTCCTCAGGAGATACTCTCCTCGGACATAAGCTTTGTAAGGGAGTTTATAAAAAACGGTCTTGGTGATATCAAGACGAGGATTGAAGCCTTCTAA
- a CDS encoding pyridoxamine 5'-phosphate oxidase family protein: protein MLPADLVELMRSMGVFPAVLGTANKDGEVHMTFITWVYPISEKVLRFALSSGSKSAKNLQERAAACLMFFSLGKALACYGDVRMVVERIEDIKFPVSVFEMQINRVEDNLFPGGTVTGTIPFAHTGNLEKMVELDGLVIRAMKGQ, encoded by the coding sequence ATGCTACCTGCGGACCTTGTGGAGCTGATGAGAAGTATGGGTGTATTTCCCGCTGTGCTTGGCACTGCCAACAAAGATGGAGAGGTGCATATGACTTTTATAACATGGGTTTATCCCATCAGCGAAAAGGTGCTTCGATTTGCCTTAAGCAGTGGCTCCAAAAGTGCAAAAAATCTTCAAGAGAGAGCTGCTGCGTGCTTGATGTTTTTCTCCTTGGGCAAAGCTCTTGCCTGTTATGGTGATGTGCGAATGGTCGTTGAAAGGATAGAGGATATAAAGTTTCCGGTATCTGTGTTTGAGATGCAAATAAACAGGGTGGAGGATAACCTGTTTCCGGGTGGTACGGTTACGGGCACCATACCTTTTGCGCATACTGGCAATCTGGAAAAGATGGTGGAGCTTGATGGTTTGGTTATAAGGGCTATGAAAGGACAATGA
- a CDS encoding tRNA (adenine-N1)-methyltransferase, giving the protein MSFKEGEHVLILYKDRKYLKRLVKGLHLSVRGHAISFQDILGKQEGQKIGEFFVLKPSLEDILLLGFKRGTQVIYPKDAFYTAFKLDIRHTDRVLEFGTGSGAMTAVLSLLAGEVWTYEVSERFYKIALKNWETFGLCSNVKAFNMNFADAPLEDEFFDACLVDVKEPWEYLEKVWRVLKRGKTCAFVIPTTNQVSRLLSSMANLFTDLEVLEMLQRHYKTNPERLRPEDQMPAHTAYLLFGRKRI; this is encoded by the coding sequence ATGAGCTTCAAAGAGGGTGAACATGTTCTTATACTATACAAAGACAGGAAGTACCTAAAAAGGCTCGTAAAGGGTTTGCACCTGAGTGTAAGAGGTCATGCCATAAGCTTTCAGGATATACTGGGCAAGCAGGAGGGACAAAAGATAGGGGAGTTTTTTGTGCTAAAGCCTTCTCTGGAAGACATTTTGCTTTTGGGTTTCAAAAGGGGAACACAGGTAATTTATCCAAAGGATGCCTTTTACACAGCTTTCAAGCTAGATATCAGGCACACTGATAGGGTGCTGGAGTTTGGAACTGGAAGCGGTGCTATGACTGCTGTCCTCTCTCTTCTGGCGGGTGAGGTGTGGACCTACGAAGTCTCAGAACGATTTTATAAGATTGCCCTCAAAAACTGGGAGACCTTTGGTCTTTGTAGCAATGTAAAAGCTTTTAATATGAACTTTGCAGATGCGCCTCTGGAGGATGAGTTTTTTGATGCGTGCCTTGTGGATGTAAAAGAGCCTTGGGAATACTTAGAAAAGGTTTGGAGGGTGCTAAAAAGAGGAAAAACCTGCGCTTTTGTGATTCCCACCACCAATCAGGTGAGCAGACTTCTCTCCTCTATGGCAAACCTATTTACAGACCTTGAGGTGCTGGAGATGCTTCAGAGGCATTACAAAACCAATCCAGAGAGGCTCAGACCAGAAGACCAGATGCCTGCCCATACCGCTTACCTTCTCTTTGGAAGGAAGAGGATATAG
- the rsmG gene encoding 16S rRNA (guanine(527)-N(7))-methyltransferase RsmG yields the protein MIEDIFKRNGFDLSDQQVELFYTYMQELKKWNKVHRLTAIEEEEQIVIRHFVDSLTLALCFEQKGLDVKGKSVCDVGSGGGFPGVPLKIYYGPQINLTLVESVSKKCAFLEYVKAKLGLDYRVLCKRAEQLRENSFDIVVCRALGKLEDIVPMLIRLSREFVFIMKGKELPKGYEYCKINTYDIKDSYILFLPKRR from the coding sequence TTGATAGAAGATATCTTCAAAAGAAACGGATTTGACCTATCTGACCAACAGGTAGAGCTTTTTTACACCTACATGCAGGAGCTAAAAAAGTGGAACAAGGTCCACAGGCTCACGGCTATTGAAGAAGAGGAGCAAATAGTCATAAGACACTTTGTTGATTCTCTTACTTTGGCACTGTGCTTTGAGCAAAAAGGATTGGATGTGAAAGGCAAAAGCGTGTGCGATGTAGGTTCGGGGGGAGGCTTTCCGGGAGTGCCTCTCAAGATATACTACGGTCCCCAGATAAACTTGACGCTTGTAGAGTCCGTTTCAAAAAAGTGCGCCTTCCTTGAGTATGTAAAAGCAAAACTCGGTCTTGATTACAGAGTTTTGTGTAAGAGGGCAGAGCAGCTCAGAGAAAATAGCTTTGACATAGTTGTGTGTAGAGCCTTAGGAAAGCTTGAAGATATAGTCCCCATGCTTATCAGACTCTCTCGGGAATTTGTCTTTATTATGAAGGGCAAAGAACTTCCCAAAGGGTATGAATACTGCAAGATAAACACCTACGACATAAAAGACAGCTATATCCTCTTCCTTCCAAAGAGAAGGTAA
- a CDS encoding SCO family protein has product MKKLALFITWLALLIFAPSCQKKHEFYGFVYDQPAYDFKLTDQEGRQVSLSDYTRQGKIVVIFFGYTHCPDVCPTALTTLASMMKNLKEDERNKVQVLFISVDPERDTPSVLKGYVPFFYPTFVGLTGSQDEIKKVAKEYKVFYRKVKGESAAGYLIDHTATIYVVTPDMKIKLLYTPTKQSPEKMAKDMEYLLKS; this is encoded by the coding sequence ATGAAAAAGTTAGCGTTATTTATAACATGGTTAGCTCTTCTGATTTTTGCTCCATCCTGCCAGAAAAAACACGAGTTTTACGGCTTTGTGTATGACCAGCCTGCTTACGACTTTAAGCTAACCGACCAAGAAGGAAGGCAGGTGAGCCTCTCCGATTACACAAGGCAAGGTAAGATAGTAGTCATATTTTTTGGTTATACTCACTGTCCGGATGTTTGTCCCACAGCTCTTACTACCCTTGCCAGCATGATGAAAAACCTCAAGGAGGATGAGAGGAATAAGGTTCAGGTGCTTTTTATAAGCGTTGATCCCGAAAGGGACACTCCCAGCGTCCTAAAGGGTTATGTCCCCTTTTTTTACCCTACCTTTGTGGGGCTCACAGGTAGCCAAGATGAGATAAAAAAGGTGGCAAAAGAGTATAAGGTGTTTTACAGAAAAGTCAAAGGCGAATCCGCCGCAGGCTATCTTATTGATCACACCGCCACCATATATGTGGTGACACCCGACATGAAAATAAAACTCCTCTACACACCCACAAAGCAAAGCCCTGAAAAGATGGCTAAAGATATGGAGTATCTTTTAAAGAGTTGA
- the gatB gene encoding Asp-tRNA(Asn)/Glu-tRNA(Gln) amidotransferase subunit GatB: MEFEPVIGLEIHVQMDTQTKMFCSCPVEFGAEPNTKVCPVCLALPGSLPVLNKKAVEYAIRAALALNCEIRQKSLLARKNYFYPDLPKGYQISQYEEPLAVNGWLEIEGRKIRIRRLHIEEDAGKNIHEGNKTYVDLNRAGTPLMEIVTEPDINSPELARLFLEELRNIMRYTGVSKADMEKGQLRCDINVSVKPKGSNTLGTRVEIKNVNSFRFVQKAIESEVQRQIKILSSGGEIKQETRTFDPATGLTHPMRTKEEAEDYRYFPDPDLLPLIISSEWIEEIKRNMPELPSERRKKLVEFYGLSPYEAKVMTDLKAVGDFFEKAVKLCQEPKLLSNWLLNDLLGLLNEAGKSIEESLVSPAHLAKLINFIKDGTLSSKLAKEVLKLMVETGKDPELIIEERGLKQVSDEESIKKLVEEVLKNHPKEVERYLKGEEKVIGFLVGQVMKAAGGKANPQLVNKVLRELLKVYTV, translated from the coding sequence ATGGAGTTTGAGCCTGTTATAGGTCTTGAAATACATGTGCAGATGGACACACAAACTAAGATGTTTTGTTCTTGTCCTGTGGAGTTTGGCGCAGAACCCAACACTAAGGTGTGTCCTGTATGTCTTGCCCTTCCCGGAAGCCTTCCCGTTCTGAATAAAAAAGCTGTGGAATATGCCATAAGAGCTGCCCTTGCTCTTAACTGCGAGATAAGGCAGAAAAGCTTGCTGGCAAGAAAAAATTACTTTTACCCTGACCTTCCAAAAGGTTATCAGATATCTCAGTACGAAGAACCTCTTGCGGTAAACGGATGGCTTGAGATAGAAGGAAGGAAGATAAGAATAAGGAGACTTCATATAGAGGAGGATGCAGGTAAGAATATACACGAAGGAAATAAAACTTATGTGGACCTCAACAGAGCAGGCACTCCGCTGATGGAGATAGTTACAGAGCCAGATATAAACTCGCCGGAGCTGGCAAGGCTCTTTTTAGAAGAGCTTAGAAATATCATGAGATATACAGGTGTGTCAAAGGCTGATATGGAAAAGGGACAGCTAAGGTGTGATATAAATGTTTCCGTAAAACCAAAAGGCTCCAACACACTCGGCACGAGGGTGGAGATAAAGAACGTAAACTCCTTTAGATTTGTGCAAAAGGCTATAGAGAGTGAGGTCCAAAGGCAGATAAAGATACTATCCTCGGGTGGAGAGATAAAGCAAGAGACCAGAACCTTTGACCCGGCAACAGGCCTGACTCACCCTATGAGGACAAAAGAGGAGGCGGAGGATTACAGATACTTTCCAGACCCAGACCTTTTGCCTCTGATAATTTCCAGCGAGTGGATAGAGGAGATAAAAAGGAACATGCCAGAACTTCCATCAGAAAGAAGGAAAAAGCTCGTGGAGTTTTACGGTCTTAGTCCTTATGAAGCCAAAGTTATGACTGACCTGAAGGCTGTGGGTGATTTCTTTGAGAAAGCAGTAAAACTCTGTCAGGAGCCTAAACTCTTATCCAACTGGCTTTTGAACGACCTTCTTGGGCTTTTAAACGAAGCGGGCAAGAGCATAGAGGAATCTTTGGTAAGTCCCGCGCATCTTGCAAAGCTTATAAACTTTATAAAAGATGGGACACTTTCCTCAAAGCTTGCCAAAGAGGTGCTAAAGCTCATGGTAGAAACAGGGAAAGACCCAGAGCTCATCATAGAGGAGAGAGGGCTAAAGCAGGTCAGCGACGAGGAGAGTATAAAAAAGCTTGTAGAGGAAGTGCTTAAAAATCATCCCAAAGAGGTGGAAAGGTATCTAAAAGGTGAGGAGAAGGTCATTGGATTTCTTGTAGGTCAGGTGATGAAGGCAGCCGGAGGTAAGGCAAATCCACAGTTGGTAAACAAAGTTCTCAGAGAGCTTCTAAAAGTCTATACAGTTTGA
- the lgt gene encoding prolipoprotein diacylglyceryl transferase: protein MFPVLIEVFGIKIYTYGVLVATGALLAYFLSLRLAKREGLNTSQIENTLLFALLLGVIGGRLAYVIEHPEQMRNFIDVFAIWNGGMDFFGGLVGGVLGAILAIMWYKLPVWKVADMAVLSLTIAHAVGRLGCTSAGCCYGQPFPTQGVSTPGIHFSHKFPFFYVVFPEGAVAPPYTPLYPTQLMEFIGLIFIFSLLLLAHRKKPFDGFVFSLYMLLYGVLRFFLEFYRGVTPPIPGLGLTWNQVVSLLMIVLSPVLMFLLRGNRKAQTV, encoded by the coding sequence ATGTTTCCTGTTTTAATTGAGGTCTTTGGTATCAAGATATACACCTATGGCGTGCTTGTTGCAACAGGTGCGCTTTTGGCTTACTTTCTAAGTCTTAGGCTTGCAAAAAGGGAGGGTCTAAATACTTCCCAAATAGAGAATACATTACTCTTTGCTTTACTGCTGGGAGTGATTGGTGGAAGGCTTGCCTATGTGATAGAGCATCCCGAGCAGATGAGGAATTTTATAGACGTATTTGCCATATGGAACGGTGGCATGGATTTTTTTGGAGGGCTTGTAGGAGGTGTTTTGGGTGCCATTTTAGCCATAATGTGGTATAAGCTCCCTGTCTGGAAGGTGGCCGATATGGCAGTGCTGTCTTTGACGATAGCACACGCAGTGGGAAGGCTCGGATGCACTTCTGCAGGGTGCTGCTACGGTCAACCGTTTCCAACACAGGGTGTATCTACCCCTGGCATACACTTCTCCCATAAGTTTCCCTTCTTTTATGTAGTCTTTCCTGAAGGTGCGGTAGCACCACCTTACACGCCACTCTACCCTACACAACTTATGGAGTTTATCGGGCTTATCTTTATCTTTTCTCTTCTGCTTTTGGCACACAGGAAAAAACCTTTTGATGGTTTTGTCTTTTCCTTGTACATGCTTCTTTACGGTGTTCTCAGGTTCTTTCTTGAGTTTTACAGAGGAGTTACACCTCCCATCCCGGGTTTGGGTCTTACATGGAATCAAGTGGTTTCATTGCTTATGATAGTCCTCTCACCTGTGCTGATGTTTTTACTAAGAGGAAATAGGAAGGCTCAAACTGTATAG
- a CDS encoding UDP-N-acetylmuramoyl-L-alanyl-D-glutamate--2,6-diaminopimelate ligase, whose product MKLFEDVKGITDNSKEVKEGYIFVAIKGSQNDGHNFVKEALSRGAKWVLVEKDVGITDNRIVKVKDTREALGELVSAFYGKPSKKLKVIGITGTNGKTTTTHIVEALLNAGGIKTGLVGTIYYRLMDKIYEYEGRTTPHPAVWHATLKKMLEDGAQALVAEVSSHALDQKRIWATHFHIVGFTNLSHDHLDYHKSMEEYFKAKLRLFKEYTYEYAVVNSDDEYGKRIVRELKGRAITYGREGDFKILDFDTGFEGSKLKVAYEGKTYKFYSNLVGDFQAYNLALGILCCMLVGIEVQAIEEGLKKVYVPGRFETYRGDGFLVIVDYAHTPDALENVLKSIRRLSTGRVITLFGAGGNRDRTKRPIMGSVAEKWSDLLVITSDNPRDEDPMDIIRDILQGVKDTSKVLVEEDRKKAIKMAISLAEEGDTVLIAGKGHEDYQEIKGVKYPFKDSDVVKEVLSVRL is encoded by the coding sequence ATGAAGCTTTTTGAAGATGTCAAAGGCATTACCGATAACTCCAAAGAGGTGAAGGAAGGTTATATATTCGTAGCTATAAAGGGTTCTCAAAATGATGGACATAACTTTGTAAAAGAAGCGCTCAGCAGAGGTGCCAAGTGGGTGCTGGTGGAAAAGGATGTAGGCATAACAGATAACAGGATCGTAAAAGTAAAAGACACTCGGGAAGCTCTTGGAGAGCTTGTCAGTGCCTTTTACGGAAAGCCTTCCAAGAAGCTCAAAGTTATAGGCATAACAGGCACCAACGGTAAGACTACCACCACTCACATAGTGGAAGCATTGCTTAACGCAGGTGGTATAAAAACTGGTCTTGTAGGCACTATATACTACAGGCTCATGGACAAGATATACGAGTATGAGGGTAGAACAACTCCACACCCTGCTGTGTGGCATGCAACGCTTAAAAAAATGCTCGAAGACGGTGCGCAGGCTCTGGTGGCAGAGGTATCATCTCATGCTCTTGATCAGAAGAGAATCTGGGCAACGCACTTTCACATAGTGGGCTTTACAAATCTATCTCACGACCACCTTGATTATCACAAAAGCATGGAGGAATACTTTAAAGCAAAGCTAAGACTCTTCAAAGAGTACACTTACGAGTATGCAGTTGTGAATTCTGACGATGAGTATGGAAAGAGGATAGTAAGGGAGCTCAAAGGCAGAGCTATAACTTATGGAAGGGAAGGAGATTTTAAGATACTGGATTTTGACACCGGCTTTGAAGGGTCAAAACTGAAAGTAGCGTATGAGGGAAAAACTTACAAATTTTACTCTAACTTAGTTGGAGACTTTCAGGCATACAATCTGGCGCTTGGTATTTTGTGTTGCATGCTTGTTGGGATAGAGGTGCAAGCCATTGAGGAAGGTCTAAAAAAGGTTTATGTACCGGGAAGGTTTGAAACATACAGGGGAGATGGGTTTTTAGTTATTGTGGATTATGCACACACGCCTGACGCCCTTGAAAATGTGCTAAAAAGTATAAGAAGGCTCTCTACGGGGAGGGTTATAACCCTCTTTGGTGCAGGAGGCAACAGAGACAGAACAAAAAGACCCATCATGGGAAGCGTTGCAGAAAAGTGGTCAGACCTTCTGGTTATCACATCTGACAATCCCAGAGACGAGGACCCCATGGACATAATAAGGGATATACTTCAAGGAGTAAAAGACACCTCCAAGGTGCTTGTAGAGGAAGACAGGAAAAAAGCCATAAAAATGGCCATAAGCCTTGCAGAGGAAGGTGATACAGTTCTCATTGCAGGTAAAGGACACGAGGACTATCAGGAGATAAAAGGTGTTAAATACCCCTTTAAGGACTCAGATGTGGTGAAGGAGGTTTTGAGTGTGCGACTTTGA